One stretch of Oncorhynchus keta strain PuntledgeMale-10-30-2019 chromosome 18, Oket_V2, whole genome shotgun sequence DNA includes these proteins:
- the mrpl28 gene encoding 39S ribosomal protein L28, mitochondrial isoform X1: protein MPLHKYPPKIWEAMKLKQGIYARLPKHYLRSLEETTQPTPVHWKALGIKYRANPKTGHKERVQDVPIPIYYPPESQDGLWGGEGWISGFRYANNDKLSTRLERVWKPQLFSRELYSEILNHKFTITVTARALDLIDAAYGFDYYILRTPKEDLNSKLGMDLRRAMLLRLAFKDTQLYPEDPAKRETIYTKYKQQFEIPAEEAEWVGLSVDEAVEKQRQLEHKEPEPLFKSCVENLVKELAIQKLSEPQLVEKK from the exons ATGCCTCTCCACAAGTACCCCCCAAAAATCTGGGAAGCCATGAAACTAAAGCAGGGGATCTATGCCCGCCTCCCCAAACACTACCTCCGCTCTCTGGAGGAGACCACGCAGCCCACCCCGGTCCACTGGAAGGCCCTGGGAATCAAGTACAGGGCCAATCCCAAAACAGGGCACAAGGAGCGGGTACAAGACGTCCCCATCCCCATCTACTACCCCCCAGAGTCCCAGGATGGCCTATGGGGAGGTGAGGGATGGATATCAGGCTTCAGATATGCCAACAATGACAAA CTCTCCACCAGGCTGGAAAGAGTCTGGAAGCCACAGCTGTTCAGCAGAGAGTTGTACAGTGAGATCCTCAACCACAAGTTCACCATCACCGTAACGGCTCGCGCACTAGACCTCATTGATGCTGCCTACGGCTTTGACTACTACATcctgagg ACACCAAAGGAGGACCTGAACTCCAAGCTAGGAATGGACCTGAGGCGGGCCATGCTCCTGAGGCTGGCCTTTAAAGACACCCAACTCTACCCAGAGGACCCTGCCAAGAGGGAGACCATCTACACCAAGTACAAA CAGCAGTTTGAGATCCCTGCAGAGGAGGCTGAGTGGGTTGGCCTGAGTGTGGATGAGGCTGTGGAGAAACAGAGACAACTGGAGCACAAG GAGCCGGAGCCTCTGTTCAAGAGCTGTgtggagaacctggtgaaggagctGGCCATCCAGAAACTCTCTGAACCACAGCTGGTGGAGAAGAAGTAA
- the mrpl28 gene encoding 39S ribosomal protein L28, mitochondrial isoform X2, protein MPLHKYPPKIWEAMKLKQGIYARLPKHYLRSLEETTQPTPVHWKALGIKYRANPKTGHKERVQDVPIPIYYPPESQDGLWGGEGWISGFRYANNDKLSTRLERVWKPQLFSRELYSEILNHKFTITVTARALDLIDAAYGFDYYILRTPKEDLNSKLGMDLRRAMLLRLAFKDTQLYPEDPAKRETIYTKYKQFEIPAEEAEWVGLSVDEAVEKQRQLEHKEPEPLFKSCVENLVKELAIQKLSEPQLVEKK, encoded by the exons ATGCCTCTCCACAAGTACCCCCCAAAAATCTGGGAAGCCATGAAACTAAAGCAGGGGATCTATGCCCGCCTCCCCAAACACTACCTCCGCTCTCTGGAGGAGACCACGCAGCCCACCCCGGTCCACTGGAAGGCCCTGGGAATCAAGTACAGGGCCAATCCCAAAACAGGGCACAAGGAGCGGGTACAAGACGTCCCCATCCCCATCTACTACCCCCCAGAGTCCCAGGATGGCCTATGGGGAGGTGAGGGATGGATATCAGGCTTCAGATATGCCAACAATGACAAA CTCTCCACCAGGCTGGAAAGAGTCTGGAAGCCACAGCTGTTCAGCAGAGAGTTGTACAGTGAGATCCTCAACCACAAGTTCACCATCACCGTAACGGCTCGCGCACTAGACCTCATTGATGCTGCCTACGGCTTTGACTACTACATcctgagg ACACCAAAGGAGGACCTGAACTCCAAGCTAGGAATGGACCTGAGGCGGGCCATGCTCCTGAGGCTGGCCTTTAAAGACACCCAACTCTACCCAGAGGACCCTGCCAAGAGGGAGACCATCTACACCAAGTACAAA CAGTTTGAGATCCCTGCAGAGGAGGCTGAGTGGGTTGGCCTGAGTGTGGATGAGGCTGTGGAGAAACAGAGACAACTGGAGCACAAG GAGCCGGAGCCTCTGTTCAAGAGCTGTgtggagaacctggtgaaggagctGGCCATCCAGAAACTCTCTGAACCACAGCTGGTGGAGAAGAAGTAA